TCTCGAACAGCGGGGCTATCGTGCTGCGGCGCCGTCGCCCACCCTGTTCTGGTTCACGTATCCCTCCCGGAGGCTCAGCCTGCAAGACGGCGCGCGGGCCCTTGCGACCTATGTTCGTGACGTCGTGCTTCCCACAACGTACGCCGCTCGTATCAATGTCGTGGGGTACAGTCTGGGGGGCCTCCTGACGCGGTGGAACCTCACGTTCGAACCCGGATGGGGCCGGCTCGTGAACCGGTTCGTGATGGTCGGGGTGCCGAACGAGGGGGCGGTGATGCCTTATGTCGACGGGTGGTATCCTCTGGCCGCTCCGTGGACACGGACCCCCGCGGCCCGCAGTCTGCTCCCGACGTTCCCCTTCTGGCGTCCGGCGTCCAACGGACCGTGGGGCTACCCGGAGGACGCTCAGAACCCGGTACTGGCGTACCTCAATGCGCATCCGTTGCCTGGCGGGATCCGAACCTACGCCTTCTACGGGAATCGGCAACCCGATCCCGACGGCCGCGGTACCTGGGCTGGGATCACAGGCCGGCTGCCGAAGGCCGGGTTCTCCTCCGGGCCCGGCGACGGGATCGTGCTGGTCGCCAGCGCGCTCGGGTTGCCCATCAACGGCGGCGCCGGCGTGCCCGGTCTGGCCGACCATCTCGTCATGAAGGTGGATCTTGGAAACGTCCGCCACCTGTCGCTTCTGGAGGCGGCGATCGCGCGGGTTGCGGATGTGTTAACCGATCGAGATCAGGAGAGTGGAAGGTGTCTTGCGGCGTTTGGGAGGAGTTCAGCGAAACTCCTCGCTCTTGTTTTCAGTCCGCACCAGACGAATGACCGATGCAAAAGTCTCGCGAGCCAGAGTCACCGCCTAAGATAAGACGTTGCCATGGCGGCCGGGACGGATACGCCTTGATCTCTCCGAAGAGGTATGTTATATACTGTTTGACGGCGAGTCCGCTCCCTTGATACCCCGCGGATACGTCTGAGAAGCCGGCCATGAAGCCTTCGGCGCGCTCTGGAGCGCCGAGGGCTTCACTGTTTCTGGACGGAATGGCGTGGACCCCGATGTCCGTGCCTGCTTTGCCTCGATCCCCGCAGATCCAGGCAGCCCGAGTTATGTTCAACGGCGTTCAATCCTATTATGGAGGAATCATTGATGGCTGGGCGGGCATTACCGGTTACGGGAAAAAGAATTGTGACCGCGGACGACGAGGCGATCATCCGAATGGGTGTGCGGTGCATCCTGGAGGATGCGGGGCATCGGGTCGTGGGAGAGGCCTCCTCGGGGAGTGAGACTCTTAGACTGGTTCGCGAGTTGTCTCCGGACCTCGTCCTGCTCGACATCCGAATGCCTCCCCCGGACGGGATCGAAGTGGCACGCCGCTTGAAGACAGACTTCCCCGTCCCCATCGTCTTTTTGACCGCCTTCAGCGACCGCACGCTCCTGGCCGAGGCCGCGGAAGCCGGAGGGTATGCATACATCGTGAAACCCGTGAATGAAGGCGAGGTCCTCGCCGCGGTGGAGCTCGCCAGTGCCCGGTGGAGCGAGCTACACGCCGCCAAAGATGCCCTGGAAACCCGCAAACTCGTCGAACGTGCGAGGGGAATCTTGATGCGGAGATTAGGCCTCAGCGAGGACGACGCATACCACCTGCTTCACCGGCGGAGTCGCCATCTCCGCAGGTCGATGCGGGAGGTGGCACAGGACGTCCTCCTCGCCGATGAGGCCTTCCGGCCGCGTAACGCGCCCAAGTAGGTCTGATGCAACGACGGCTCAAGGAGCGTCGGCCGGGCACGCTATTTCCCCTTGGGCCTCCGCCCGGGTCGCGGACTGACCCCATCCCGGGTCCAGGGGATGATCACGGCGCGCAATCGCCGCGTCAAAATCCGATGAGAGGCGGGGCTCCCGCCCCAGGAATTTTTTTCCCGTTCCGGCCGATTCCCTAACGAACACGCAAGGGAGCCGGTCACGATCCAGTGGCGGCAGCCGGACTAAGTGCCGCACCGCACCTGCGTGAGGGGTACCTTGCCCCGCGCAGTAGTTCTCGTGGCGTGATGTCCTAGCCGTCCTCCGCCGCCGTCCATAGATTGATCAGCCATCTCTCGGGCGGGTCGAGTCAGATCCCGCGGCGAAAGCAACGTGACGATTGGAACGAGGAGGACAGCATTTATGGGGGCTCGTCTCAAAACCATTGAACGCATCCCGGTAACGCTCGGTGAGCCTCGCGTGCGCTGGGAGGGACGGCGCGGCATGCTGATGCGGCGCGTCTCCCCAATCGCTTTGGGTCTGCTCGGGTTTGCGCTCGTCGCCTGCACCTCGTCCCGCGGAACCGCGCGGGATCCCGCGCCCGGCCCACCCCCGCCCGCCGTGGTGGTGACGGAAACGATCCAACGCACGGTTCCGATTTACGATGAGGGCGTGGCCCAGACGATTGCGCTCCAGACGGTTGCCTTGCGTGCGCAGATCGCGGGGACCCTCGAGCAGGTGCTCTTCAAGGAAGGCACGGAAGTCAAGCAGGGGCAGGCGCTCTTCGTCATCGATCAGCGCCCGTATCTCGCCGCGCTCCAGTCCGCCCAGGCTCAACTCGCCACGGCGCGTGCCGGCCTGCAGCAGGCGCTCGAGCAGGTGCAGTTGCGGCAGGCGCAAGCGCAGCTCACGGGGCTCCAGGCGACCCTGGTGAATGCCCAACAACAAGTCAGCCGAGATCGATACCTGGTGGCGCAGGGGGCCGTGGCGCAACAACAGTTAGATAACGATACCGCTACGGAGAAGGCGGCGGCGGCCAATGTGGCCGCCCAGGAGGCCGTCGTCAAGAATGCCGCGCTCTCAACGCAGGTAGGTATCGAGCAGGCGCGGGCCGGCGTCCAGCAGGCCCAAGCCGCCGTCACGCAGGCGCAACTGAACCTTGTCTATACGAAGGGGCGCGCCCCGGTCGATGGAATCGTCAGCCTGCTGAGCGTCGACCAGGGCAACCTCGTCGCCGTGAACCAGCAGGTCGCCACCTTGTCTACCGTGGATCCGATCATTACGCAGTTTCCGCTCAGTGAAGTGACGTTTCTCGCCCTCACCAAGCGAACGGCCGCCGGCGCCCAGAATCCGGGTGGGGCGGCCCGGATCGCGTCGTCGTTCCAGCTCATCCTCCCCGACGGCAGCGTGTATGCTCATCCGGGTACGTTCCGAACGGTCAACAACGCCGTGAATGCGCAGTCTGGGACGATCCTCATGCAGGCCTTGTTCCCGAACCCGGAGCGGCTGCTGCGGCCGGGCATGTACGCCCAGGTCCGCGTGAAGACCGAAGACCGCCCGAATACCGTGCTCGTCCCCCAGAGTGCGGTGCAGGAGGTGCAGGGCGCCAAGACCGTCTTCGTGGTCGGGCCGGACAACTCGGTCGCCGTGCGGACTATCACTGACGGCGGGTCGTATGGACCCTTCTTCGTCGTCCTGAGCGGCCTGCAGGCCGGCGAGCGCGTGATCGTGGAAGGCATACAGAAGGTGCGGCCCGGCGCCAAAATCGCCCCGACGCTCCGGCCCGCGCCGCCCACGCCTCCAAGCGGCCTGTTCTCCCCGAGCCGGCCCCGGAGCCTGCCGTGCTGAGCCAGTTCTTCATTCACCGCCCGATCTTCGCGATGTCAATTTCGCTGTTGATCGTGCTTGTCGGCGCGCTGTCGTACACGACCCTACCGCGGGAGCAGTACCCGAATATCAGCCCGCCTACCGTCACCGTGCAGACGACGTACGTCGGGGCGAGCGCTGAGGTCGTCGCGCAGAACGTCGCCGTGCCGATTGAGGAGGCCGTCAACGGCGTCTCGAACGCGCTCTACATGCAGTCCCGCAGCACGTCCTCCGGGCAGTACACGCTCACCGTCACATTCAACCTGGGGACCGACCCGGACATCGATGCGGTCGCCGTCCAAAACCGCGTGAGCCAGGCCGCGGGGAACCTCCCCGCGGCCGTCAACACCCTCGGGATCACGGTACGGAAGGCGTCCCCCAACTTCCTGATGGGCTTCGCGATTTACTCGCCCCAAGACAGCTACGATCCCGACTTCCTCAGCAACTATGCCCTGATCCACCTCGTCGACCCTCTGGTGCGCGTCTCCGGGGTTGGCGACAATCTCGTCTTTCCGCAGCGGAGCTACGCGATCCGGGCCTGGCTACGGCCGGACGCGCTGGCAGCGCTCAGCCTGACCGCGGGGGACGTCACCTCCTCCCTCACGGCGCAGAACACCGTTGCCCCTGGAGGAATC
This portion of the bacterium genome encodes:
- a CDS encoding efflux RND transporter periplasmic adaptor subunit — protein: MGARLKTIERIPVTLGEPRVRWEGRRGMLMRRVSPIALGLLGFALVACTSSRGTARDPAPGPPPPAVVVTETIQRTVPIYDEGVAQTIALQTVALRAQIAGTLEQVLFKEGTEVKQGQALFVIDQRPYLAALQSAQAQLATARAGLQQALEQVQLRQAQAQLTGLQATLVNAQQQVSRDRYLVAQGAVAQQQLDNDTATEKAAAANVAAQEAVVKNAALSTQVGIEQARAGVQQAQAAVTQAQLNLVYTKGRAPVDGIVSLLSVDQGNLVAVNQQVATLSTVDPIITQFPLSEVTFLALTKRTAAGAQNPGGAARIASSFQLILPDGSVYAHPGTFRTVNNAVNAQSGTILMQALFPNPERLLRPGMYAQVRVKTEDRPNTVLVPQSAVQEVQGAKTVFVVGPDNSVAVRTITDGGSYGPFFVVLSGLQAGERVIVEGIQKVRPGAKIAPTLRPAPPTPPSGLFSPSRPRSLPC
- a CDS encoding response regulator; this translates as MTADDEAIIRMGVRCILEDAGHRVVGEASSGSETLRLVRELSPDLVLLDIRMPPPDGIEVARRLKTDFPVPIVFLTAFSDRTLLAEAAEAGGYAYIVKPVNEGEVLAAVELASARWSELHAAKDALETRKLVERARGILMRRLGLSEDDAYHLLHRRSRHLRRSMREVAQDVLLADEAFRPRNAPK